The following coding sequences lie in one Desmodus rotundus isolate HL8 chromosome 1, HLdesRot8A.1, whole genome shotgun sequence genomic window:
- the CCDC107 gene encoding coiled-coil domain-containing protein 107 isoform X2, protein MASAVALVSVLGLLLVSALPAVVGDRSSPDLRAYPGDASQIGPRATEPRRRPPPKAQHERAQARALPLGALYTAAVVAFVLYKCLQGEDKAAVLQEEAGKKESLQSEQQLVQLIQQLAQTEQHLDNLMAQLDPLFESVTILAGAQQELLNMKLHTIHQLLQKNKPNKGVEDPEPEASIPFPEDLCVKEEEEEAADSQAWEEHVNWGTETRNLATPWRVEQGLRRRCSKAAARGPSHSPLWEGGAAAEGSVKQSLFL, encoded by the exons ATGGCGAGTGCAGTCGCACTCGTCTCTGTACTGGGACTGCTACTTGTGTCTGCGCTGCCCGCGGTCGTCGGAGACCGCTCCAGCCCTGACCTCCGGGCATACCCAG GGGACGCTTCCCAGATCGGCCCTAGGGCGACGGAACCCCGGCGGCGGCCACCGCCCAAGGCCCAACACGAGCGGGCGCAGGCCAGGGCGTTGCCTTTGGGGGCGCTGTACACCGCGGCTGTCGTGGCTTTTGTGCTGTACAAGTGTTTGCAG GGGGAAGATAAGGCTGCTGTTCTCCAAGAGGAGGCAGGCAAGAAGGAATCACTGCAGTCAG AGCAACAGCTGGTCCAGCTGATACAACAGCTGGCCCAGACAGAGCAACACCTGGACAATCTGATGGCCCAGCTGGACCCCCTTTTTGAGAG TGTGACTATCCTGGCTGGAGCACAGCAGGAGCTTCTGAATATGAAGTTACACACCATCCACCAGCTGCTACAAAAGAACAAGCCAAACAAGGGTGTGGAGGATCCAGAACCAG AGGCCAGCATACCCTTTCCTGAGGACTTATgtgtgaaggaggaagaggaggaggctgcTGATAGTCAGGCCTGGGAAGAGCACgtaaactggggcacagagacaAGGAACTTGGCTACTccttggagagtggagcaggggcTGAGGAGAAGATGCAGCAAGGCTGCAGCAAGGGGCCCCAGTCACAGCCCCctctgggaaggaggggcagcAGCTGAAGGTTCAGTAAAACAAAGTCTTTTCTTGTGA
- the CCDC107 gene encoding coiled-coil domain-containing protein 107 isoform X1 yields MASAVALVSVLGLLLVSALPAVVGDRSSPDLRAYPGDASQIGPRATEPRRRPPPKAQHERAQARALPLGALYTAAVVAFVLYKCLQQGEDKAAVLQEEAGKKESLQSEQQLVQLIQQLAQTEQHLDNLMAQLDPLFESVTILAGAQQELLNMKLHTIHQLLQKNKPNKGVEDPEPEASIPFPEDLCVKEEEEEAADSQAWEEHVNWGTETRNLATPWRVEQGLRRRCSKAAARGPSHSPLWEGGAAAEGSVKQSLFL; encoded by the exons ATGGCGAGTGCAGTCGCACTCGTCTCTGTACTGGGACTGCTACTTGTGTCTGCGCTGCCCGCGGTCGTCGGAGACCGCTCCAGCCCTGACCTCCGGGCATACCCAG GGGACGCTTCCCAGATCGGCCCTAGGGCGACGGAACCCCGGCGGCGGCCACCGCCCAAGGCCCAACACGAGCGGGCGCAGGCCAGGGCGTTGCCTTTGGGGGCGCTGTACACCGCGGCTGTCGTGGCTTTTGTGCTGTACAAGTGTTTGCAG CAGGGGGAAGATAAGGCTGCTGTTCTCCAAGAGGAGGCAGGCAAGAAGGAATCACTGCAGTCAG AGCAACAGCTGGTCCAGCTGATACAACAGCTGGCCCAGACAGAGCAACACCTGGACAATCTGATGGCCCAGCTGGACCCCCTTTTTGAGAG TGTGACTATCCTGGCTGGAGCACAGCAGGAGCTTCTGAATATGAAGTTACACACCATCCACCAGCTGCTACAAAAGAACAAGCCAAACAAGGGTGTGGAGGATCCAGAACCAG AGGCCAGCATACCCTTTCCTGAGGACTTATgtgtgaaggaggaagaggaggaggctgcTGATAGTCAGGCCTGGGAAGAGCACgtaaactggggcacagagacaAGGAACTTGGCTACTccttggagagtggagcaggggcTGAGGAGAAGATGCAGCAAGGCTGCAGCAAGGGGCCCCAGTCACAGCCCCctctgggaaggaggggcagcAGCTGAAGGTTCAGTAAAACAAAGTCTTTTCTTGTGA
- the ARHGEF39 gene encoding LOW QUALITY PROTEIN: rho guanine nucleotide exchange factor 39 (The sequence of the model RefSeq protein was modified relative to this genomic sequence to represent the inferred CDS: deleted 1 base in 1 codon; substituted 1 base at 1 genomic stop codon), whose translation MGHGGPASVCTLKSPDSKSRLLPQLNATQKWATHLPHPALHQRASRTYSATLVVGRGGGGGGDQTRFRRLPRMLRPALSLPAPGGVLFHAAPPPSCXDLNLRGLCPETSTGQLGMESPVLRTRCPVQEQRARWERKRACTARELLETERRYQEQLGLVATYFVRILRAKGTLRPPERQALFGPWELIYSASQELLPYLEGGHWGQGLEGLCLHLELYTQFAANAEKSRTTLQEQLRKSKRFRRFVRLQEGRPEFGGLRLQDLLPLPLQRLQQYENLVVALAENTSPNSSDHQQLTRAARLISETAQRVHTIGQKQKNDQHLRRVQALLSGRQAKGLTSGRWFLRQGWLLVVPPSGKPRPRMFFLFSDVLLMAKPRPALHLLQRGTFICRALYPMAQCQLHKVFGHSGGPCGGLLNLSFPHEKLLLMSTDQEELVHWYHSLTLAISSQKN comes from the exons ATGGGGCACGGCGGCCCTGCCAGTGTGTGCACCCTCAAGTCCCCTGACTCAAAGTCCAGGCTGCTGCCCCAACTTAATGCCACTCAGAAGTGGGCCACCCACTTGCCCCACCCGGCCCTACACCAGCGGGCGTCACGCACCTACAGCGCTACCCTGGTGGTGGGAcgaggcggtggcggcggcggtgaCCAGACGAGGTTTCGCAGGCTACCGCGCATGCTCCGTCCTgcactcagcctcccggcgccaGGAGGCGTGCTCTTCCACGCTGCTCCGCCCCCGAGCTGTTAGGATTTGAATCTCCGG GGGCTGTGTCCGGAAACATCTACGGGTCAGCTAGGCATGGAGAGCCCGGTCCTCAGGACTCGGTGCCCGGTGCAAGAGCAGCGTGCCCGTTGGGAGCGGAAACGCGCCTGCACCGCCCGGGAGCTGCTAGAGACCGAGCGGCGCTACCAGGAACAGCTGGGGCTGGTGGCCACG TACTTCGTGAGGATTCTGAGAGCCAAGGGCACCCTGCGACCTCCAGAGCGCCAGGCCCTGTTTGGGCCCTGGGAGCTCATTTACAGCGCCAGCCA AGAGCTGCTTCCTTACCTGGAAGGAGGGCACTGGGGACAGGGGCTGGAGGGCCTCTGTCTGCACCTGGAGCTGTACACCCAATTTGCTGCCAATGCAGAAAAGTCCCGGACAACCCTGCAG GAACAACTAAGGAAAAGCAAACGTTTCCGGAGGTTCGTGAGGCTTCAGGAAGGCCGCCCTGAGTTTGGGGGCCTTCGGCTCCAGgacctgctccctctgcctctgcagaGGCTCCAGCA GTATGAAAATCTTGTTGTTGCTTTGGCTGAGAACACAAGTCCCAACAGCTCCGACCACCAACAGCTCACAC GGGCTGCTCGGCTGATAAGTGAGACCGCCCAGAGAGTCCACACCATCGGTCAGAAACAGAAGAATGACCAGCACCTCCGGCGTGTCCAGGCTCTTCTCAGTGGACGCCAGGCAAAGGGGCTTACCTCAG GTCGCTGGTTCCTACGCCAGGGCTGGCTGTTAGTGGTGCCTCCCAGTGGGAAACCTCGGCCCCgaatgttcttcctcttctctgatgTGCTTCTCATGGCCAAGCCTCGACCCGCATTGCACCTGCTGCAGCGTGGCACCTTCATTTGCCGGGCCCTCTACCCCATGGCCCAGTGTCAACTCCACAAGGTCTTTGGCCACTCGGGAGGCCCTTGTGGTGGACTGCTCAAT CTGTCCTTTCCCCACGAGAAGCTACTGCTTATGTCCACCGACCAGGAGGAGCTGGTGCACTGGTACCACAGTCTGACTCTGGCCATCAG cagccagaaGAACTAG